Proteins found in one archaeon genomic segment:
- a CDS encoding VIT1/CCC1 transporter family protein, protein MRASLSVSTQEKHPHIPARHIMDRIVLGGSDGAIECVAMAAALNGAGVAFGTVLIAGLAFALAGGASMFFSSYLARRSEIGALKMDIAREKMEIESEPEEERAELEALLKEEGYEQREVDVIMGRLVKNKELWLREQLRHELRVNVEDLETDPLLGPGLAGAAFFGTAILAIAAYTLALERVETLLLSVVLSLLALFSLSSRLFTPTHFSAKAGLESAAVGGVAAGALYSIGLLIGSL, encoded by the coding sequence TTGCGAGCCTCTCTGTCTGTCAGCACCCAGGAGAAGCACCCGCACATCCCCGCCAGGCACATAATGGACAGGATTGTGCTCGGAGGGAGCGACGGGGCGATAGAGTGCGTCGCCATGGCCGCGGCCCTCAACGGGGCGGGGGTAGCGTTCGGGACCGTCCTGATAGCCGGGCTCGCCTTCGCGCTGGCCGGAGGGGCGTCGATGTTCTTCAGCTCCTACCTTGCTAGGAGGTCAGAGATCGGGGCGCTGAAGATGGACATCGCACGTGAGAAGATGGAGATCGAGTCCGAGCCAGAGGAGGAGAGGGCAGAGCTCGAGGCGCTCCTGAAGGAAGAGGGATACGAGCAGAGAGAGGTCGACGTCATCATGGGAAGGCTGGTCAAGAACAAGGAGCTGTGGCTGAGGGAGCAGCTGAGGCACGAGCTCCGGGTCAACGTCGAGGACCTCGAGACCGACCCGCTCCTTGGCCCCGGGCTTGCGGGCGCGGCCTTCTTCGGGACCGCAATCCTGGCGATCGCTGCCTACACGCTCGCCCTGGAGAGGGTCGAGACCCTGCTGCTCTCGGTCGTGCTGTCACTGCTCGCACTCTTCTCGCTGAGCTCGAGGCTCTTCACTCCTACCCACTTCAGCGCGAAGGCCGGACTCGAGTCTGCGGCCGTAGGGGGGGTCGCTGCGGGCGCTCTCTATTCGATAGGCCTGCTGATAGGGTCGCTGTGA